A portion of the Sabethes cyaneus chromosome 3, idSabCyanKW18_F2, whole genome shotgun sequence genome contains these proteins:
- the LOC128742006 gene encoding sterol carrier protein 2: MKCDAVVEKIKARVAGIDAKGPRKVLGVFQLNIEAADGAHELVVDLKNLKVTDGKVSDADVVINLKDEDFIAIGTKAITVHEAVEQGKVKITGDEALFQALVDAL; the protein is encoded by the exons ATGAAGTGTGATGCAGTTGTTGAAAAGATCAAGGCCCGCGTAGCCGGAATCGATGCCAAAGGACCTCGCAAGGTACTCGGAGTGTTCCAGCTGAACATTGAAGCCGCCGATGGAGCTCATGAGCTGG TTGTGGATCTGAAAAACTTGAAGGTGACCGACGGAAAGGTTTCCGATGCTGATGTCGTCATTAATCTGAAGGACGAAGATTTCATTGCCATCGGAACCAAGGCCATAACTGTACATGAGGCGGTCGAACAGGGCAAGGTTAAGATTACCGGCGATGAAGCCCTCTTCCAGGCTTTGGTTGATGCCCTGTAA